From the genome of Tenrec ecaudatus isolate mTenEca1 chromosome 1, mTenEca1.hap1, whole genome shotgun sequence:
atgacatgaccttaCTCAATGTTGGCTTTCATGAAGAGATAACAATATGTAggtgccatagcaaagtgtggcgcagaaaccagatggtgcccagctatcagaagactaATGTCTGGGCTTTTAAAGGTGTGTCAGACAATCAGCCATGGAAGTGAGGCACCATTGAAGCCCACATAGACGAAGCACGCCAGGTTgtaaataatcaaatccaaatccgaaggagggcGTGATAatcagagcttacattctgaacacccagtttccATAAGGCCATGGATGACCgtggaagcccaaatccatgtgcagggtccacacattgATTAAGTCTCCGGTGAATCCCCTCAGACCGTAAACCAGGGACTTGAGAGCCTTGCTCTCTGACAGCATGGTCAAGTCTACTATGGAaggtgtagttaggttaaaaggtCATACCTGgtcatttaatttcttttctttctttttttttttgactcattttaaagttgtttcagtttttaatttctgctttcttttcaataagaggtttttttctgtgtgtgtgtgttgcttgctTGCTGTCTGGATTTCGTATGATTTTCTGCTGATGAAATCCAGAAGAGATGAATCTctagagagagtaactggattaataattacctaggggcaagggaggggaggttggaggaaaatggggagctaacaaaatgagtatgagaagaaatgttgtgAAATTGATTGTTGTGATTCTACAACTCTAAAGTGATTGAttaaatgtgaattatatgccaatgcaaCGTTTTTTTAAAGTACCATTGAAAAAGAATTTTAAGGACAAGGGCAATATCAGATTTTGACAAAAATCAAGTGAACCTCTTCTCAAGTCTCTGAAGCTTTTACAGCAGGTTTATGAAAATGCTACCCCACAGAAAGCAACACGTTTTTGATGGATCAGGCATTTCCAGGAAGGTCAAGAAAACCTTCAGATGAATTCAGGGCAGAGGTTAGCTCAGAAGGCTAGGGCAGCTGTTTGGGGAGAGtccaaaggagtaatcttgatagattttctacaAGGTCAGAGGACAATCACGGGGGCTCCTGAAGGAGTTTCAAGAAAATGGCCAGCTTAGTTGGTGAAACCCCCGAAAAGCTGTACCAAGGAATTTCTCTCCATCACCTGCCTGTCCTCTTCCTTGCAGGCTAGCACAGGCTGCCCTGGAATCGTTTCACTGGGGACCCGTACCCTGCTCATCCTCCTGTCTTGATCTCGCCTCTCAGATTTCTGTCTTATTCCCCAAGGAATAAAATAGACTTTTTAGATATACTAAGGGAAATGTCTAGTATCAAGAGATTGAACCAAAATTTGAACCCCAAACTCTAAAATTTAAACCTCAAAGCCATGTTATTTCTACCAATCCATGTTGTCAACAAAGTTTAAGAAGAAAGGACATTTTGTCAGGATTCTTTGAAATCTGTTTTCCAAAATTTTTTCTTTCCCTGTTAACTTTTTTCTCACTTGCATTGTTCTAACTGAAGTGGTTTTACTGTAGGGCCCTTATAATAATCTCTTAAATGGTCTTTTTGACTTTTTAATCCCTCCTTTACATACCTACCAAAACCGTCTGAAAAACAAAACTGCAGTtctctcagtctcccctcaaaaACGTGTTCTTTGTTGATTGGTGGGTAAAGTCTTAGAGGCCAGTTGGACTTGCTCTCAGTTTTGTGGCTTTGTCTCCCACTACTTTCATGGATCCTCACTCTATCCTTGTGAGACTACAGAATCCAGCTCATTTTTGTccggactgtggcagttacataatctactgtcaatttgagacttttactagtgaaggggtggagtctagcctgtcattcgggtcgcagcttgatgacctcattggaggcagtaaggagataaatagctcgctggaggctcactttctgcaaacattacggatgatgatggtggtgacaaCAATGAGCCCGATGGAACTACACTggtgtagccagagccctggagctggaggaaccacatggagacccctgccagcgctgagatgcttccaccaccagtggatccacaagactttgcacccactggcttgtgatcttcctgagtTTGGCGTTATTGAgcgtgttgcctgagtctgaagactttatagattggtatcggacatatggacttgatctgggctgggatgtttgtttgggtttttttccccctatacCTGTGCAGCTGAatgtctgggctgggatgttttatcaatattcaatttctgttgtatataaaactctttatatGTTAAAAAAAGCTCTCTATTATATACattagtgtccatgaatttgtttctcatgtcagcccagactaacacactctgcTTCTGCCTGCTTTCTCCGTTGATCTTGTCCcctaagaggaaaaagaaaagaacatacaCATTGTTAAAGGCTTCTTCCATGAAGCATTTTGCACATAGAAGTCAGATGTtttccaccagcctgtgtggccatgaggtgtcgaagggatcaggggttGGGAtctcagagcccatctgtagacaactggatatccccttacagaagggtcatggggaggagacaagccagtcagggtgcagggtatcaatgatgaaacattatCAACTTGcttttaattcttaaatgctccccccctcactatcatcccaattctaccttacaatccagctagaccagaggatgtacactggtacagataggaaccagaaacacagggaatccaggacagatgatcccttcaggaccagtggtaagagtggcggtaccaggagggtggagggagggtgaggtagagagggagaaccaattgcaaggatctacacgtgacctccctgggggatggacaacagaaaattgggtgaagggagacattggataatgcaagatgtgacaaaataattttaaaattatcaatggttcatgagggaggaggaggggaaaaatgagctgatagcaagggctcaagtagaaagcaaatgttttgagaatgatgagggcaacaaatgtacaaatgtgcttgacatacaatggatggatgcattggggtaagttgtatgagtccccaatatgtGTAATTTTAAAACTTACATGTTTTCTCCTTTACCATTGTACCTGTAAATATCTGTGTAGGACTAAGTTTCATTCATTATGTCGTGGGTTTGGTCCTTTTGAGTGATTGAATTCAAAGCTCCTAAGAGGGCAagaaccttgttttttttctcaccCTGGCACTTGCCAATGTAAAAGGTGGGACCCAGCTTACAAAATAGAGCCTTGCAACGTTGTAGCCTCTTTAACTGCGGTCCTTTCTCCCCTGAAGTCAGAATATTCTGAGTTTTCAATTTTGCATAGTTAATTGAGTTTGGTACCTTTCtaagtttgtttctttttgttttgggggaaaaGCATAGTTCCTTTTGTTAAAATCTACTTAACTGCTTGATGAGTTCTCTTTCCTTCCTGCTTTTCCCTAATAGTTTTATTGCTAGAAATTTCATATTTCATATACTTCCAGAGTTTAGTTGCTTTTAAAGAGTCTCTTCCTTCTTGACCAAGACTAGTCTTGCCAGGGGGTTAACACTTGAACGCGGTTGAGGAGGACAAGGGGCATAATGAGAATGGCTGTGAGTCATAGCTGTCTTAGCCCTTTTATTAATTTCCAGAATTGTCTAAAGGCTGCTGGCGCTATATTGTAGCCATTATGTTCCTGCTTTGGCTTAGCTTTATCGATGAGCAATTTCTAAAACGGCTAAGTAAGAGTTACGTAGATTGATAGCAGCAAATTCACTGTACTGTAATGTACCATACTTGAACCCATTATTAACAGCAGAAAAGTTTCTACGGAAGTTGTACATTTTATTGGGCCATTTCTTCAGGATTATGCTAGTATCTAAATGATGTTTTGGCTATCCAACTgtagaataataataacaacGAAAAAGTTACATGTAGCATGACAGCATAGATGTTATTCTGATTTTTTGAAAAGTTGTTGATGGAAGCCATCATGATAAAACAGGTGATTTTGTAGAATACCTTAATCAGAATCCACTTCAAAGGGGTTTGGTCCCAGGGAAAGTGTGCACCGTGGCTACAGCACTGTGTCCGGGGAATGGATTGAGACTAATCATTTGAgagtggattttttgttttgtttctttctgaaATGTTTACATATTATCAAATTGTTGGAAACAAGCTAAATAGAAAAACATAGTAAACATTCACAAAAACGTTGATAACACCACTGACAAAGGTCTTAAAAGATGTTAAgtctccccctacccccaaaaaaagaaacgaTAGAAATAAGGATGAACTGAAATGCTATTTCTACTTTGTTACATTAATGATAAACTTAAAGGTATTGTGTTCAGCCTACCTGAAGTCTTAAGTACTTGTGAGAATGTCATCTGTCATTGTTTCTAAATATGTACTTTCATTTCAGGCACGTGTGGTTCTTAAATACAGGCATACTGATGGGAGTCTGTGTATTAAAGTAACAGATGATTTAGTTGTGAgtatacatttttatttcatgCTTTCACGTTTTCtttaaattaatcatttattTGAAATTACTTAGAGTGTATTAGAATGTACGTATGCGAATTATTCAATAGGATGCTTTTTTTAACATTCCAAAGCCAAGAGCTTTTATTCTAGAAGCTATTTTATAGTTTCTCAAAAACTAATGTAACTTGCCGTATTAACGAAGTGTGTCAAGTTTCGTTTAATTATTGCCTTCGGACCTCGAGCAAGAGGAATAGAAAGACCAAAACCGTGTTAGCAGGTAGAGGTTTCTTTGTTGGCGCATGAGAAGCACATGGTAGATTTTGAACACAGGCTGTAGGCTGGCTTTCTAGGCGTATCTCTCCTTTCCTCGTCAGCTCACTCTTGTCACTTTTTCTCCAGTTCATTCCTTAACCTTCTACTACCTGGTTTCTACACGCAATGTGTTGTTGAAGTTGCTCTTAGGGAAGCCCTTAATTTCCTATCTTACTTGATCTCCTTGCCACGCTGGATGCAGAGAACCGCACTGTCATGGAGGTGATTATCCCAGCACCTGTGCCTCCATGGTATTTTGGTTTtcgttttctgtctttttgttgttcCCTTCTTTGCTACAGTTTCTCAGGTGTGCCTCATAAATGTTGCTTTCCCAGCAGTCTTTGCACAGCCCCTTCTTTCGGAGCAGTCGTTTCCCTTTCAGGAGCTGCCTGTATCTGCACCAGGAGGAACCCGGGTGCGGGGCTGCTAACAACACACCACCCACGCTCCATGCGAGAACGATGCGCGTTCACAGACTCAGACCCAGCGACAGTTTTGAATCCCATGTCTATCTGAGGGGCTTCAAAGAAAGAAAGGCTCACAGAAATATGGGATTCAAAGATAGTGGAATTGTACCACGAACTttgtgaagctccctcatatttcCAAATTTGTACGTTTAGctcatattttttcttcttggttCCCAAGCATTCTTAGAAACTCCTCAAAAGTAACCTGTCCAGAATACAGTTTTCCACCTCTTCTCAAACTGGCTCCTTCTGTTTCCTACGCAGCTACTCCACTGCAAGCTGTAAGAAACTGGGGATTTACATTTGATTCTTCTGTCCCTCATTCCTTTGTCTActatttcttcatttaaaaaacttGCCTTGATTTCCTGCTCTCTACCCTATATGCTTGGTTAGGTTTTTGGAATTGTTGATTCAGATTTATTTATCGCTTGTTCCCTGTCAGATCTTTCCCATCTTCCTGTTCCTAGCTTAAGGATAAGACCTCCTCACTGACTTGAACTCGTAGTCTTCGGGTTCAGCCTTCAGTCCTCTCTACACTCCTACCAGAGCGACTTCTCAAAGTGCTCATTGGACTGAGACTGCCCCTGACTGTCGCTGCCAGTCTGTCCACTGCCTCAGGCTCTGCGCTTTTAAACGTTCTGATTCCTCCTTTGGATTGATGGCTCCTATCTCACTCTGTTGGCAAGACTGCTGTTGATGATCTTTAAAAGCTCACTTCAGAAAGATTTCCTCCCAACTCCTCCcccaaagatttttaaaatccatttttatGTATATTTTCTTAGTCCCATGACTGATTTTATAAACTCTTCTATGGATCTAACATCCTTTTTGTCATCGCTGCAGGGAGAAAGTGTACAGAGATAGATATCTTCTGTCCCAGTGCCTGTGCTAACGTTTGAGAGATGGGAATTAGTATATGTACATTGTATGGATCAAAACCAAGTGAGTGCTTTAAAAGCCAGATAAATCTAAATCATTTGGGCATGATGCGGTTGAATATGCTGGCTTATAGTTAATGTTTTGAAGATTACAGAACAAATGATTTTATAAACCACTGTAAACAACTTTTAAGTGTCTAATGAAGAAATTAActtggagcagcagttctcaacctgtgggtctcgacccctttgggagtcgaacagcctttgcacaggggtcgcctaagaccatcagaaaacacatatttccgatggttttaggaactgagacaccgcttctctatccgtctccaggcgggtccacccacatgcagatacgcccacatactagtacccggcatgaaaacttacccatgctacaccgtgcttcaagacaaaatttcatttatttgtaattagaaataaatatttcacaatatataattacatactggttttgtgattaatcactatgctttaattatgttcaatttgtaacaatgaaaatagatcctgcatatcagatatttacatgacgattcataacagtagcaaaattagttataaagtagcaacaaaaacaattttatggttgggggtcaccacaacatgaggaactctgttcaagggtcgtggcattaggaaggttgagaaccactgacttagagcaCGGCAGAATTTGGTTAGCTGTTGGGGCTTCTCGCAACCTACGTGGCTGTAAACAGTGGATTCAAATCGGCCTATTAAGGAGGCGCAGGCCTGGACAGTGTTCAGCTCTGTTGGACAAAAGAGGAAGTGTAATTCTGTTGAGCTTGGTTTTGAAAGACCATCAGCAGTCTTGTCGTGAGTCTTACTGTGAGgggcaccaactcaatggcacctaatagcagAAGGTGGTTTACAAATGAGAAATTCTTTCAGAAAACCAAGATTGAACAGATTCATCTGTTTTCATTTAGGGGTTGGTCAgaagtaggtgttttttgtttttaaaatttgctaTTACAATTATGAAATTCCCCATTTTACAAATAATGCACATCTTAACATTTCTATGCTTTTCCCAATATACTTCTTTTCATCCATAACACAAGTTTACATATTATTAACTGGTTGTTTTTGAGAAGGTTCTGAAAAACTCGTTTAGTTGGCATGTAAACGACTGCGTTTAAGGACTGAGCCAGAGGTTTGGAAGCCCCTCCGTGTGACCTGCGGAGAACAGAGAGCCATCTGGGGAAAGGCGCTCAGGATTCCCCAGCTGTGCCCGACGTTGTCCACACCTAAGTTCACGTAACTAATGTCCACTTTGAAACTTTTTACAGTGTCTGGTGTACAGAACGGACCAAGCTCAAGATGTAAAGAAGATTGAGAAATTCCACAGTCAACTAATGCGACTTATGGTAGCCAAGGAGTCCCGAAGTGTTGCCATGGAAACAGACTGACTGGTTTAAGATGAAGACTCGTGTTTTAGGAAGTAAATATCTTGAATTTGAGCAAGTTTTGGAATAGAACATGCTTTATGTAACTGAGTGGGCTATTCATTATCTGAGATATCTTTTTTGTACTTTATTTTTTGATGTTTAGAGAGCTagaatgcatttatttatttttagaaatcgAGCAAGACATGAATCTAAGATTTCATATATTATGTTGGACAAAATGCATAATTATTTCTCTCGTAAATTTGTGTCAAAATTTTGAAATGGGAATATCAGGACAAGCTGCTTTTTTCATTGAATctgtttaaaagaaaattaaatgtaaACATTTTGATGGTTTGGTATTTCTTTTAGAGCATAAAAAGTTGAGCTataatgaccaataaacacaaaatatacttACTGGAATTAACTATGCACAATAGTATACCTAATTATATATAGTAGTATGATCTCTATTGTATCTAAAAGTAATTTTGAGTAATGAATATGCTTTACCTTAATCTTCCCATATTTAAACTGTTTTTTGGTGTAAGGGGTTTGCAGTGTCACTGCTTAGTAAGCTCTGACTTACTCTGAATCTGGTTTTCAGTGACCAAAACCAGCTCCAGTTACTTATTTTTCTTTCAGGGTTTTCAAtaacatctttattaaaaattttagaaaatagtggATAAATCATTTCAAAATATCTATGTATTAATGAGatagtaaaataaaatttctatataattaaaaagaaaataaattttaagaaatcaTAAAGTTTATGTTGTGTAGATAGGCATCATCAGATCAAATCGAGTGGAAACTAAAGAACATAGTACACTACTGAAGAGCGATAATTTTAATTCCTCAGACTTCTCTGCACTGCATTTCATAAGCACAGTGAGGTTTGAGGATTTACTAAACCTGTCACCACGTTCCTTACAGCCATGTCTTCCTCCACTGGGAGTTCTTAGATGTTTGGTGAGGCATGAGGAGTGACTAAAGtgattcccacattccttacattcataagcccTCGCTCCATtgtgaattctttttttaaaaaaacattttattagggactcatacaactcttaccacaatccattcatatacatacatcaattgtataaagcacatctgtacattcttttgccctcatcattctcaaaacatttgctctccacttaagccctttgcatcaagtcctcttttttcccccctccctccccgttccccctccaTCCTGAGCCCTTGACCATTGTGAATTCTTATGTGCTGTTTGAGGTTAGTCGATTGAGTAAAAGTTCTCTTGTATCCCTTACATTCGTAGGCCCTCTCACCTCTGTGAGTTGTCATATGTTGAATGAGTCTTGAGTAAAAAGCCTCCCCAGAGTGCTTACATATGTAAGACTTAGTTCCTTTGGAGATTCCCATATCATCCGTGAGTGCTGAAGGATCTCTTAAGATTTTAccacattttaaatgtcttgtgtTTGTTTCCTGTTGGAAATTCTACTGCAGCATGCATGCTGTATTTCCCACATTTCATCAATTGGTCAGTATTGCATCGAGTGTAAAGTCGCTCGCTGTGGTCTAGTGAAGAAAGATCCTTGAATGTTTTTTCCCTACAGAAAACATTCCATGGGATATAAGTATCCCGGTGTTCTTAATGCAGGAGGAATTGAAATTGGGCGGGAGAGCTCATCAGTAGTAGTATTTCCTCATATCCTGCCCAGGATGTCACTGAAAAGTCTCTTCTCAGAAGTGGGTTTTGGTTGTTACCCTGCTTTAGATGGCCATGAAACGCTCAGATTTCTCGTAACGTGGAGGCACTTTTTATCATTTTTCAGGAATCTTGCTGTCACAGCTGCAGAGAGTAGAGTTTTACAGCTAGGCTTGTGAAGGTCTTCACCATCACGTCTCTGTAGAGTTACTTCTGAGAAACATCcaacaatgcccattcttctgcgGTAACATCCACAGTCACATCCTCAGCAGTCACTGAGTCTGTGTTGTCGCTCAAGGTTCTTGAAGTCAAATCATTGCCCTCTCTAAATAAAAGCAGAGCCACCAGGatgtttggagtcaggtgaatgcacTGGAAAGAACTTGAAGTCCTTCCTTCGGATGCATCAGTGTGCACGACAGTAGTGCCGTATTTCTGTGTGACAAATCTTTGTTCTTCCAGCAAGCACAAAACATCCAACCAAGAATGATCCACTGTGTTTTCATACAGCATAGCCTGATCTGAGATCTCCAGCCGCTCCAATTTCGGCACCTCAAATTTTCTGCCTCCAAGCTCACCTGGGTCCTGAGCATGAACTAAGGCCCATTCTTCCTAGGAGAAAAGGCCACGGCCAGTGTCCATCTTGGCTTCGCTTCTGGAAGTCTCATTGAATTGCTCCCTGGGATAAGAATGCACTTCAGGAAGAGGGCTCGGGTGGAAGCAGAGTCACTAGGCAGTTTGGAGGCAGGTGGAAGATGTGTGGTCCAGAGCCAGTTAGAACATTTAAAACGCTGACTCATGCTCTCTTGCATGTACACCATGGTTGTCAGTGGCCTCCAGTTGCCTAGAATAGACCAGGTCTCCGTTCCCCATACCCACGAACTACCCTCTTGGGACCCTCTGAGCCTTCTCCAGCTTCAGTGGCTGAGTGATGTTCTCTAAGGGATTGAAATCATGTTACAGGAATATTTACTACATATATTTTATCTATGGTTTCTCAGAAggctaaaaattattttgttaaatCTTTATGTACCTGTGTGGCACCCCGCCCCATTTTTGCTCTCGTGTTCATTTGTAACCTGGATTTTACCACCCTAATGAAACGTTTATGTGCTGATTCCTCAAGAGTGAAATGAAGGGGCTACATTAAATTCTGGTGGTGTTCTTAGAAATTTGTCATGTTGAGAACATTTTAGTATGGAAAGTTCCATTGTCGATAGAAATTTTGACGTGTTTCAAGGTCAGCaaataaaatattacataaatatattCTGTGGTAAGTTTCAACTGCTGAAGAATTAATGGCTTAACTTGGAATTTAGTCTAAAATGATCCTAATAttattgaaaatttatattttcagTTTTCATTTCACTTATGacatgtttccccccccccccccccctgagctTTATGTTGACGACAAGGTAATTTTCTTGAGTAAGGGACGATTTTGATGGTTTGGGGTTGGTTTCCCCCTGAGGTTCTTTTGGGAtacttttctttctcatttacaTCTTACACTTCTCCTTTAACAGCCTCTGCTTCTCTACACTGCTTTCTAGAGGTGACCGGAAGCGGAGGACTGCTCAGGTCGGCGTCTACGCAGTTTTGAGTTTGTACTGTATAGCAATGTGGTTACCAGCTGAGGATCCACGTCAGACTGCTTGTGTTGGAGCCCTGGTTCCACTACTTCCTGAGTGTGTAATCTTAAGGCAGTGTACTTCCCTACCCTGCCTTTACTTCACTGAAAATTGGGGTAAAATTCCTTTCTCATAAGATTGAAGAGGATTAAACTATATAACCCATTTGAAATCCTTAGCGTAGTATGTGGGACTCAATACGACTTAGTAAATGGTAGCAATAATTATTGCTATTTCATGGGGAAGGGTTTTCCCCCATAAAACTGATTACTTGTAGGTCCCGTCGGTCTTTCCTGCCGATGGTTTTCTTTTACATCTCCTCCGTGGCTTGGGAAGCAAGGCAAGATTTCTCCTAAGACGGTACGTGCTTATGAAGACGAAAGCTACAATTCTTAAGTAGAAtacttgtgtttgtttgtgtcagcacaaaaaaagaggacctagaTTGGAAAGGAAGTAGTATGCTTGGAAACAACAACTAAAACATTGCAGTCAGGTCAGTTAAAGCTGAGGGCAGCCCTGTGTGTGGCGGGAGAAGTGCTGTGTGGAGTGGCCTTGGCTGTAACCGGGATGGCAGTAGATGGCTAAGCTCTTGTTTGCTGGCACCCCTTTGTGGCCTAAACTGCCAAGCTTTGCTCAGTAACAAAGTGCAAACTGTTGTAGCCTCCCTGGTCCCTGTCCATTTCGCTGCTATGATGGACTTGAGCTTCACCGTGGGAACTGAGCAGGGTTCTGTTGCACTTCAGTCACTGTCACtcggaaccagcttgatggcaaccTGCTTTTTGTGCCATGGCGGTGGTGGGGCGGGGGCAATGTTGAGGTCAGGgccaataacaaatttgtttcaaGTGTTTGAAGATcagaaaaaccccaaacaagcaagGCAGAAAGGTGTGTTCAGGAGATTCTGGTGACTGGGGGCGGTCCAAAGGACTGCCCTGATAGATTTTCTCTAGGGACACAAGACAGTCATGGTCACCTATTAGAGGTTTTGACACAATTGTAAACTTCACCTAGCTGACTGCACTTGGCTTACTAGCAAGAGCTGTCGTCCGAGAAGTTCCGCTTCTGAGTGCTTCAAGCGTGAGAAACTTCTGCCATCAGAACCTAAGACCAGGCATCTTTAGGGAAGGGCCGTGGTTTGCCGTTAGTTGCCATCCAGCAAGTTCTGACTCTCAGCGACCCCTGCCTTGTCGGTCAAggtccatcctcacagtggttcctctgTTTGAGCCAATGGTTGGATTCATTGTGTCAATACACCTTGTGGAGGCCCTCCGTCTTTTCCTCTGCCCctgaactttaccaagcatgatgtcttccaaggactggcctctcctgataacatgtccaaagtatgtgagactggAACCTTGCCATCTTTGCCGCCTCTAAGCGTTATGGTTGCACTTATTCCAGGACcgatgtgttcttttggcagtccgtggtatttgtGCTCTTCTTTAACAGCACCGTAGTGCAGATGCATCAGTTTttcctcagtcttcctgattcagggTCCGCCTTTCACCCGCTTATGAGGTGACACAAATACTTACTCCTGGCTCACTTAGAGATGGAAACATGTTCAGAAGTGTGGACCAAGCTGGAGGTTATTAGACACAGTAGCGTATTATTTTCAAGTTCTTGCCTAATGAAGGTTTCTGTTATTTTGTAGGAATACCTTAAACTTAGATGCACACATAGATAACTGATACTGGGCAAAGCTGATAATGCAGTTCAGCATTGGAAGAAAGTATCATTTTTGATAAATgatactggaaaaaatggatgtcCATATGTGCATAGTAACAATCTCCACCACAGGAATACAGAGTTTTTATTTGCACAGCTTGTACTGCTGTCATTAAGTTGTATACCTGTAAAAATTAAACGCAAAAATTGTGTGGTAGAAATACTCCCAACTATGACAACACAAAATACTGCTGAGGCTGTTTATGGACAACCAGACACTTCGTGGGATTTAGTTCATTGAATTAGAGATTTAGGGTCATGATCTT
Proteins encoded in this window:
- the SRP9 gene encoding signal recognition particle 9 kDa protein, which gives rise to MPQFQTWEEFSRAAEKLYLADPMKARVVLKYRHTDGSLCIKVTDDLVCLVYRTDQAQDVKKIEKFHSQLMRLMVAKESRSVAMETD